The following proteins are co-located in the Doryrhamphus excisus isolate RoL2022-K1 chromosome 3, RoL_Dexc_1.0, whole genome shotgun sequence genome:
- the LOC131125085 gene encoding phosphatase and actin regulator 1-like isoform X4, with protein sequence MRAESLVSPPIRCRSRLATLGRLLKPWKWRKNKSDKFKQTSAALERKMSVRQSRDELIKRGVLKEIFEKATVEFRSSVDGGVCTQEPLPKQSMIRGPKKSVTYPGDLQDNQAAKPPMYHKQPPALPPKPFSRIPNHSTDSCQPMNLLCMPGTKHSPPLPPKKVMICMPAGGLDCSTSPSPSPNALSVLSQKCAPSQVMPSHHSTLLPSQLAALHQNHGHPLQLQYGSLHAPSRIIEELNKALALSMQRFESSVLHGGSQCSPLDRREVPSVIIDYEDDKENMPNESDYEDLPSMYKDEDDVDDDDDDEDDDSIFTSTLAQKVLRKDSLAIKLSNRPSKRELEEKNILPVQTDEERLESRQQIGTKLTRRLSQRPTAEELEQRNILKPRNEQEEVEEKREIKRRLTRKLSQRPTVEQLRQAKILIRFSDYVEVSDAQDYDRRADKPWTRLTAADKAAIRKELNDFKSNEMAVHESSRHLTRFHRP encoded by the exons CCCTGGAGAGAAAGATGTCTGTGCGACAGAGTCGAGATGAACTGATCAAGAGAGGAGTGCTGAAGGAGATATTTGAAAAAG CAACTGTTGAGTTCCGATCTTCGGTGGATGGCGGCGTCTGCACTCAGGAGCCTTTACCCAAGCAGTCCATGATCAGGGGCCCCAAGAAGTCTGTCACCTATCCAGGTGACCTTCAGGATAACCAAGCTGCTAAGCCGCCAATGTATCATAAGCAGCCTCCTGCTCTCCCTCCCAAGCCTTTTTCGCGGATCCCAAACCATAGCACAG aTTCTTGCCAGCCAATGAATTTGCTCTGCATGCCTGGGACAAAGCACTCGCCGCCGCTCCCTCCCAAGAAAGTCATGATTTGCATGCCTGCAGGGGGACTGGACTGCTCCACTTCCCCGTCTCCGTCACCCAACGCCCTTAGTGTGCTCTCCCAAAAGTGTGCCCCCAGCCAGGTCATGCCAAGCCACCACAGCACCCTGTTGCCCTCACAGCTTGCTGCTCTTCATCAGAACCACGGCCACCCTCTCCAGCTGCAGTACGGCAGCTTGCACGCTCCCAGCCGCATCATCGAGGAGCTCAATAAAGCCCTGGCACTGTCCATGCAGAGGTTTGAGAG TTCTGTGTTACACGGTGGCAGCCAGTGTTCTCCTCTGGACAGAAGAGAAGTGCCATCTGTGATTATCGACTATGAGGATGATAAGGAGAACATGCCCAACGAGTCGGACTATGAGGATTTGCCCAGCATGTATAAGGATGAGGACGACGTagatgatgacgacgacgatgaaGACGACGACTCTATATTTACAA GCACGCTGGCTCAGAAGGTTCTTCGTAAAGACTCTCTCGCCATCAAACTAAGCAACCGTCCATCAAAGAGGGAGTTGGAGGAGAAGAATATCCTGCCAGTGCAGACGGACGAGGAGAGGCTGGAGTCCAGGCAGCAGATCGGCACCAAACTCACAAG GCGCTTGAGTCAAAGGCCGACAGCAGAGGAGCTGGAACAAAGGAACATCCTCAAAC CCCGCAATGAGCAAGAGGAAGTCGAGGAGAAGAGGGAGATAAAGCGACGGCTGACTCGAAAG CTGAGCCAGAGGCCCACCGTGGAACAGCTGAGACAAGCCAAAATCCTCATCCGATTCAGTGATTATGTGGAGGTCTCAGATGCCCAGGACTACGACCGGCGGGCGGATAAGCCCTGGACCCGTCTTACAGCAGCTGACAAG GCGGCTATACGAAAAGAGCTCAATGATTTCAAGAGCAATGAGATGGCGGTGCACGAGTCAAGTCGTCATTTAACCAG gtTCCACAGACCATAG